The DNA segment CCTGGTTCCCCAGGTCGTGCATCTGCGCGAGCTTCACGAGCCGGTAGATCGCGACGACGACGCCGCTGCCGAGATCGCGCGCGTGCTCGCGCCGGACGTTCTCGCCCGCATCGTTCGTCACGATGTCGAGACGCATCGTCATGCGATCGCGGCCCCTTGCGGCTGCGCGAGGCGCTGCCCGATGCGCTTGGCCGCGTTGGCGGCGGCCATGCGGGTCTCCTCCGAGACGCCCCAGCGCGCGTTCGCGATCTCCTGGAGCGCCATCGCGGTCGGACGCGAGCGCGAGAGCTCGCCGAGGAGCTCGGCCGCCATCGCGCGCGTGGCCTCGCGCTCCTCGCTCGTGAGCACGCCGCCCTTCTTCGCGAGCTCGAGGAGCACCGGCTCGCCGCGCTCCGGCGAGAGCACGACGCAGGCGCGGAGCAGCTCGCGGCGCTCGTCGTTGCCGAGCTCGTTGAAGCCCTTGCCGTTGATCACGCGCGCGATCGACGGCCACGCGTTCCGCATGCCGTAGCGCACGCTCGTGCGGAGCGCCGCCATGCGGACGAGCGCGGAGCTGTTCTCGAGGAGGGCGGAGACCTCCTTCTGCGCCTGGTCCGGGTTCGCCGCGACGAGCACACGAGCTTCGACGCGGACCCCGACGTCCTCTGACTGCGCGAGCTGGCCGAGGACCTGCCGCGCGCCGGGGGACTGCATCCGCCCGAGGAGCTGCACGATGTACGCGCCGGTGTCGGGATCGGCCCCCGCCGCCGCCTGCCCGAGCTCGGCCTCGCGCCCGCCGGCGTGGCGTTCGATGTAACCTGCAAGCAACTGGCGGACCTGCGGGTGCCCCACTTGGCGGAAGGCCGCGAGGACGATCGCGAACTCGTTGCTGGAGAGGCCCGGGAGGACGTGGGCGAAGGCCTCCGCCCCCGAGGGGTCCTCCTTGAGCCGGGTGAGGAGGAGCTCGAGCGTCTCTCCGCCGAACATCGCGTTCGTGAGCGCGGCGGCGAGCTTGAGCTGGTTCTCCTGCCCTTGCACGCGCGCGCGCAGGCGCTCGATGACGGCGAGGTTGATCTGCACCGCGACGGTGAGGCGCCCCGCGACGATGAGGTCGGCGGCGGAGCGGCGGAGCGAGGCGAGGACGAGCGGCGCGTCGCGATGCGCGGCCGAGTCGAGGTATCCCTCGACGAGCGCGTCGACGAAACGCTCCGCCCACACGTCGTGCGTGAGCTCGAAGTGCGGCGCGAGGTGGGCCTTCGTCTGGTCGTCGAGCGCGAACGGCGAGCGCTCCTTCTGCTTGCCGAGCGCGGCGTCGTCGGTGTTGACGACCATCGCCTGCGCCTCGAGGCGGTCCATCTGGTTCTTCGCCGCGGCGTCGGCGAGGTGCTCGATCTGATCGGTCTCTCCGTAGAAGGCCTCGCGCTCGGCCGCGTCGCCCTCCGCGAACGCGTCGACGGTGTCCCACTTCACGTGCGTGAGCGACTTCTCCCAGAGCGCGGCGGCGAGGTCGTCCTCGGGCGGGAGGTCGCGCCCCGGATCGAGGAGGAGCAGCACGAAGAGCTCCCGCAGCTCCTCGAGCGTGATGCCGGCCTCGACGCGGAGGTTCCGGATCCCGCACGCGAACAGGTTGTACGGGATCGCGTCGTACGGCGCGGTGGGCTCCCAGACCGTGTGCCCGAACGCCATGAAGTTGTACGGACGCACCGTCCAGCTCACGAGGGTGGGCATCTTCGTGAGCGCCTCGGTGAAGCCGTCGAACGCGATCCGGAGCGCGCGGTCGGTCGCCGGGTGCGCCCAGCCGAGCTGGCGGACGCTCGGGAAGAGGCGATCGCAGTGCTTCATCAAGTCGCGCAGCGCCTGCACGCGCGGATCGGACTCGGGGACCTCGCCCGGGCCGAGCGCCGCGGGCACCGCCGGCGACTGCGACTGCATCGGCGAGAAGCCGCCGAGCATCGGATCGAACGCCGGCGCCTGCTTCGCCGCGACCGGAACGGGCGGGGGCGGCGCGGGCGCGACGGAGATGGCCGGCGCGGCCGCGGCCGCAGCCGCCATCGAGATCGACGGCGCCGGCTGCACGGGAGCCGCCGGCCCCGCCGGCGCGGCCGCCTTGAGCGAAGAGACGGACGCCTGGCCGACGGAGCTGCTGAACGCTTGCTGGAGCGAGGGCGGCAACTCCGGCGCGGGCGGCGCGACGACCTCCTGCGGTCGCGGCGGCGGACGCCCGAAGAGCGGAGCGACGCCCTGACCCGGCATCAGGTCGATGAGCGCCTTCTGCATCTCGCGCGCGTCCTGGTAACGGTTGCGGCGATCCCACGCGAGCGACTTGTCGATGACCTTGATCAGCTCGATCGGGAGATGGGGCGCGAGGCGGGCGACGGAGGGGACCGGCTTCGTCGCGGCCATGACGAGCGCCTCCTGCTCCGTGCGGCCGTTGTTGATGCGGTGGCCGGTGATGAGCGCGTGCATCATCGCGCCGACGGAGAAGAGATCGGCGCGTCCGTCGAGCTGATCGACGAGGCCCATCGCTTGCTCGGGCGACATGTACGCGGGCGTGCCGAGCGCGGTGCCGGTCGCGGTGCGCTCGCTCGTGGCGTCGCGCATC comes from the Labilithrix sp. genome and includes:
- a CDS encoding protein kinase; amino-acid sequence: MANKSKGGDDGGPNARVGNVIKGKWTIDSLLGVGGMAAVYAASHRNGQRAALKILHTDFAREKTICERFLREAYVSNKVNHGATVQVLDDDMTESGEPFLIMELLEGETVRDAWKKSGRTMHAGRVLQICEKVLDCLASCHAIKVIHRDLKPANIFILKENDEIRVLDFGVAQMRDATSERTATGTALGTPAYMSPEQAMGLVDQLDGRADLFSVGAMMHALITGHRINNGRTEQEALVMAATKPVPSVARLAPHLPIELIKVIDKSLAWDRRNRYQDAREMQKALIDLMPGQGVAPLFGRPPPRPQEVVAPPAPELPPSLQQAFSSSVGQASVSSLKAAAPAGPAAPVQPAPSISMAAAAAAAPAISVAPAPPPPVPVAAKQAPAFDPMLGGFSPMQSQSPAVPAALGPGEVPESDPRVQALRDLMKHCDRLFPSVRQLGWAHPATDRALRIAFDGFTEALTKMPTLVSWTVRPYNFMAFGHTVWEPTAPYDAIPYNLFACGIRNLRVEAGITLEELRELFVLLLLDPGRDLPPEDDLAAALWEKSLTHVKWDTVDAFAEGDAAEREAFYGETDQIEHLADAAAKNQMDRLEAQAMVVNTDDAALGKQKERSPFALDDQTKAHLAPHFELTHDVWAERFVDALVEGYLDSAAHRDAPLVLASLRRSAADLIVAGRLTVAVQINLAVIERLRARVQGQENQLKLAAALTNAMFGGETLELLLTRLKEDPSGAEAFAHVLPGLSSNEFAIVLAAFRQVGHPQVRQLLAGYIERHAGGREAELGQAAAGADPDTGAYIVQLLGRMQSPGARQVLGQLAQSEDVGVRVEARVLVAANPDQAQKEVSALLENSSALVRMAALRTSVRYGMRNAWPSIARVINGKGFNELGNDERRELLRACVVLSPERGEPVLLELAKKGGVLTSEEREATRAMAAELLGELSRSRPTAMALQEIANARWGVSEETRMAAANAAKRIGQRLAQPQGAAIA